From the Panthera leo isolate Ple1 chromosome C1, P.leo_Ple1_pat1.1, whole genome shotgun sequence genome, one window contains:
- the GPR61 gene encoding G-protein coupled receptor 61, which translates to MESSPIPQSSGNSSTLGRVPQTPGPSTASGVPEVGLRDVASESVALFFMLLLDLIAVAGNAAVMAVIAKTPALRKFVFVFHLCLVDLLAALTLMPLAMLSSSALFDHDLFGEVTCRLYLFLSICFVSLAILSVSAINVERYYYVVHPMRYEVRMTLGLVASVLVGVWVKALAMASVPVLGRVSREEGAPSTPPGCSLQWSHSAYCQLFVVVFAALYFLLPLLLILVVYCSMFRVARVAAMQHGPLPTWMETPRQRSESLSSRSTMVTSSGAPQTTPHRTFGGGKAAVVLLAVGGQFLLCWLPYFSFHLYVALSAQPISTGQVENVVTWIGYFCFTSNPFFYGCLNRQIRGELSKQFVCFFKPAPEEELRLPSREGSIEENFLQFLQGTGCPSESWVSRPVPSPKQEPPAVDFRIPGQIAEETSEFLEQQLTSDIIMSDSYLRPAPSPRLES; encoded by the coding sequence ATGGagtcctctcccatcccccagtcaTCAGGGAACTCTTCCACTCTGGGGAGGGTCCCTCAAACACCAGGTCCCTCTACTGCCAGTGGGGTCCCAGAGGTGGGGCTGCGGGACGTGGCCTCAGAATCTGTGGCCCTCTTCTTCATGCTCCTGCTGGACTTGATCGCTGTGGCTGGCAACGCCGCTGTGATGGCTGTTATCGCCAAGACACCTGCCCTCCGAAAATTCGTCTTCGTCTTCCACCTGTGCCTGGTGGACCTGTTGGCCGCCCTGACCCTCATGCCCCTGGCCATGCTCTCCAGCTCTGCCCTCTTTGACCATGACCTCTTTGGGGAGGTCACCTGCCGCCTCTACTTGTTCCTGAGCATATGCTTCGTTAGCCTGGCCATTCTCTCGGTGTCGGCCATCAACGTGGAGCGCTACTATTACGTTGTCCACCCCATGCGCTACGAGGTGCGCATGACGCTGGGGCTGGTGGCCTCTGTGCTGGTGGGTGTGTGGGTGAAAGCCTTGGCCATGGCTTCTGTGCCAGTGTTGGGAAGGGTCTCCCGGGAGGAGGGAGCGCCCAGCACCCCCCCAGGCTGCTCACTCCAATGGAGCCACAGTGCCTACTGCCAGCTTTTCGTGGTGGTCTTTGCTGCCCTTTACTTTTTGTTGCCTCTGCTCCTTATCCTTGTGGTTTACTGCAGCATGTTCCGAGTAGCTCGAGTGGCTGCCATGCAGCACGGACCGCTGCCCACGTGGATGGAGACGCCCCGGCAACGCTCCGAGTCTCTCAGCAGCCGCTCCACCATGGTCACCAGCTCGGGGGCTCCCCAGACCACTCCGCACCGGACGTTCGGGGGAGGGAAGGCTGCGGTGGTCCTCCTAGCTGTGGGGGGACAGTTTCTGCTCTGTTGGTTGCCCTACTTTTCTTTCCACCTCTACGTGGCCCTGAGTGCTCAGCCCATTTCGACCGGGCAGGTGGAGAACGTGGTGACCTGGATCGGCTACTTCTGCTTCACTTCCAACCCTTTCTTCTATGGATGTCTCAACCGGCAGATCCGGGGCGAGCTCAGCAAGCAGTTTGTCTGCTTCTTCAAGCCGGCTCCGGAGGAGGAGCTGAGGCTACCTAGCCGGGAGGGCTCCATTGAGGAGAACTTCCTGCAGTTCCTTCAGGGTACTGGTTGTCCTTCCGAGTCCTGGGTTTCCCGACCCGTACCCAGCCCCAAGCAGGAGCCACCTGCCGTTGACTTTCGAATTCCAGGCCAGATAGCTGAGGAGACCTCGGAGTTCCTGGAGCAACAACTCACCAGCGACATCATCATGTCGGACAGCTACCTCCGGCCCGCCCCCTCACCTCGACTGGAATCCTGA